The stretch of DNA CTgaagggaaataattttttattttttttactcatgAGAAACAGCTTTACTTAAACAGATTTATGACTTCTCCTTAGGTATATTCTTTAAGATTTGACATGAGATGGTGCTGATGTACAGTTAGGCTGCACATAGTTAAATATACAGGAACTTTTAAGAGAGACTGCACATTGAACAGTGCAGCTGTGTTCTGAAGGAATACAGCTACACCTGACAGGGGAATTACTAAGTGAATTTTCCTGCTGCATGATTCCTCTAATGCATGATATTGCCttagcaaacaaacacacaaaaacactaaaaaactgttttcaagtaCCTGCCTGATTTGTCTCTTAGtagttgtattttaaaaggctaGGTTATAAAGATATTCCAAGTATTCCAAAGCAGTTGATATTGCACAGTGGGAAGCGACTGATTAAAAGAGCACGGCCTACCTCTGAAAGCTCTGCAGGAGTTTAAAAATGGGATGGTTGTTCTAACTACCTTGACCTTGTTCCTGAAAGATTCTTAATAGTCCTTAACGAGGttcagtttaaagaaataacagtTGCACGTCTTTATTATCCCAAGTCCAGTTATAAATGGTAGCATGTAAACTGAAGTGCAGCCAAGTGGTGTGCACACCAAGGGGTCATTGGAGATGCAGTCATTTATTAAAGCAAGTAGCAAGCTGTGGTTCTATATAAGTTCCTTACCATGCCATAACGTGACAGTCTCCTGCTTGCATCTAGTCTCACTGCGTACTGGTTAAAGGCATTCACATGAAATAAACTCCATCACATTATTGCGGTTTTGCTCCAGAAGACTGACTCTTCTGTGTTGCAGCAATGTGAATCCCTCGCCTGCCGCCTTTCTGTTAATCTACTACATGAAAGTGCTTGGCCAGAATGGGACTTTGGTTTTAAGTGATTTCCACATTGAAACACATCACTTAAAATGGCATTATTCTTTACTACTCATTAGCTCCTTCTGTGGTCTTCTTGGGATGCAATAACTGGCACAGTAATAGCTCCTTTGCAAAAATTGTGGTTGTTTGGGGGTCTGTGAGGTGTGCTGGCTTGTTTTGATGGAAAGAAGAGGTGGTGCTCATCTGGCCTGCTGGCCAGATGAATTTCAGGCATGTTGTATAGATTCAGGGTGTCATACAGATGGACATACTAAGTAAATGTTTGTGTAAATTGATTTTTTGCTAAGTATTTGTGGAATTTGACCCATAAAGTGCATTTATGCTCTAAATAAAACAGGTCATTAATAACCACGTGCTTGGTGCCTTCTTTCAGGTACGGTAGTAGTCCAGCAGCTGATGTCAGTGATGATAAGCAAGCATGAAGAGCTGTTTCCCAAGGATGCAGACCCTGAGATGGGACCTGAGGTGTGCAACAATAACAATGAAATGCCAAAGAAAGCAATAGTGGGGCAGTTGCAGAACAAAGAGAATAACAACACCAAGGAGACAGCAGTGAGGCGCTGCTCCTGGGATAAACCTGAGTCTCCCCAAAGGGGAAGCGTGGACAATGAATCTCCGACCGCTCAGCCAGGCAGCAAGACAAATAGCCCCAGGAACAGCATCCAGAAATTAGATGTCACCAGAAGCCCACCGctcatggtgaaaaaaaatccgGCTTTTAATAAAGGCAGTGGCATAGTCACCAACGGGTcattcagcagctctgtggagggCCAAGAGAAGAGCCAGACCTTACCCAACTgcaccctgcagagcaggagaacGTCATCCCTGAAAGGAGCGGTGACTAAGATGGGCACACAGAGCATGCAGAACGGTGGTGTGCGGATGGGTGTTTCTAGCACTGACGGGCTCACCACCACCCTCAACAACCGGGCTGCGGGCTGGGCGCCCAATGGCTATGTCACGCTGAGGGACAACAAGCAAAAGGAGTCAGTCAGCGAGTCAGGTCAGCACAACAGGCTCTCCACCTATGACAACGTCCACCAGCAGTTCTCCATGGTGAACTCTGATGACAAACAGAGTGTGGACAGTGCTACCTGGTCAACGTCATCTTGTGAAATATCCCTCCCCGAGCACTCCACCTCCTGTCGTTCATCCACCACCACCTGCCCAGAGCAGGACTTCTTTGCGGGTAACTTTGAAGACTCTGTGCTGGATGGACCACCAAATGAAGACCTGTCCAACCCGGGTGACTATGAGAACAAAAGTGACCGAAGGAGCGTGGGGGGCCACAGCAGCCgggccaccagcagcagtgaCAACAGCGAAACATTTGTGGCCAACAGTACTAACAATCACAGTGCTCTCCACAGCCTGGTGTCCAGCTTGAAGCAAGAGAtgaccaaacaaaaaatagagtATGAGACAAGGTTAAAGAGGTAAGATGGTTTGGCTCTGCCATCTGATTGGCtcttgcagagaaaagaagtgcCCTCTCTTACGGGTTGCTAAAAATCTGCACTAGCTGCAATCGCTGCATGCTCTGCACTGAGTTTGCTGGCATATGGAATTGCTTTTCCGGTATCATGATCCGATTGGGTTTGTTTCAGAGCAACTGTTTGCCTCTGTTGCAACACACTACACTGCACCAGAAATAGAGCCAGAACCTTAGGAGTTTGTGTGGAATCTGGCTGACAAAATCAGTAGGCTCTTGCAATGATTTCATTACTCAATGTCTGTCCTCCAGAGACTGAGGTGCAACTGGGCATCACCTTTCAGTGAAATCAGTCTTGCATTACTCCACCTGTAAATTTTGGGACTGGGAGACTGTTCTAACCTCTCTCCAGAGTCCCTGTTCCTAGTCAGACAGTGCTACATCTGGGAGTTACCTCTGCTCACAGT from Cygnus olor isolate bCygOlo1 chromosome 4, bCygOlo1.pri.v2, whole genome shotgun sequence encodes:
- the ARHGAP24 gene encoding rho GTPase-activating protein 24 isoform X6, whose product is MMPEDRNAGVRSPGALAAPPFIPKTTYRRIKRCFSFRKVGIFGQKLEDTVRYEKRYGNRLAPMLVEQCVDFIRQRGLKEEGLFRLPGQANLVKELQDAFDCGEKPSFDSNTDVHTVASLLKLYLRELPEPVIPYAKYEDFLSCAKMLSKEEETGLKELVKQVKSLPAVNYNLLKYICRFLDEVQSYSGVNKMSVQNLATVFGPNILRPKVEDPLTIMEGTVVVQQLMSVMISKHEELFPKDADPEMGPEVCNNNNEMPKKAIVGQLQNKENNNTKETAVRRCSWDKPESPQRGSVDNESPTAQPGSKTNSPRNSIQKLDVTRSPPLMVKKNPAFNKGSGIVTNGSFSSSVEGQEKSQTLPNCTLQSRRTSSLKGAVTKMGTQSMQNGGVRMGVSSTDGLTTTLNNRAAGWAPNGYVTLRDNKQKESVSESGQHNRLSTYDNVHQQFSMVNSDDKQSVDSATWSTSSCEISLPEHSTSCRSSTTTCPEQDFFAGNFEDSVLDGPPNEDLSNPGDYENKSDRRSVGGHSSRATSSSDNSETFVANSTNNHSALHSLVSSLKQEMTKQKIEYETRLKSLEQRNLTLETELMALHEELDQERKKFTMVEIKMRNAERAKEDAEKRNDMLQKEMEQFFSTFGELTVEPRRPERGNTIWIQ
- the ARHGAP24 gene encoding rho GTPase-activating protein 24 isoform X3, whose product is MCLLYLDCKCRKGNLKRHNLELYNKTGADRERMTANHETYLLMAGTQNDMEDWVKSIRRVIWAPFGGGIFGQKLEDTVRYEKRYGNRLAPMLVEQCVDFIRQRGLKEEGLFRLPGQANLVKELQDAFDCGEKPSFDSNTDVHTVASLLKLYLRELPEPVIPYAKYEDFLSCAKMLSKEEETGLKELVKQVKSLPAVNYNLLKYICRFLDEVQSYSGVNKMSVQNLATVFGPNILRPKVEDPLTIMEGTVVVQQLMSVMISKHEELFPKDADPEMGPEVCNNNNEMPKKAIVGQLQNKENNNTKETAVRRCSWDKPESPQRGSVDNESPTAQPGSKTNSPRNSIQKLDVTRSPPLMVKKNPAFNKGSGIVTNGSFSSSVEGQEKSQTLPNCTLQSRRTSSLKGAVTKMGTQSMQNGGVRMGVSSTDGLTTTLNNRAAGWAPNGYVTLRDNKQKESVSESGQHNRLSTYDNVHQQFSMVNSDDKQSVDSATWSTSSCEISLPEHSTSCRSSTTTCPEQDFFAGNFEDSVLDGPPNEDLSNPGDYENKSDRRSVGGHSSRATSSSDNSETFVANSTNNHSALHSLVSSLKQEMTKQKIEYETRLKSLEQRNLTLETELMALHEELDQERKKFTMVEIKMRNAERAKEDAEKRNDMLQKEMEQFFSTFGELTVEPRRPERGNTIWIQ
- the ARHGAP24 gene encoding rho GTPase-activating protein 24 isoform X5, whose translation is MTANHETYLLMAGTQNDMEDWVKSIRRVIWAPFGGGIFGQKLEDTVRYEKRYGNRLAPMLVEQCVDFIRQRGLKEEGLFRLPGQANLVKELQDAFDCGEKPSFDSNTDVHTVASLLKLYLRELPEPVIPYAKYEDFLSCAKMLSKEEETGLKELVKQVKSLPAVNYNLLKYICRFLDEVQSYSGVNKMSVQNLATVFGPNILRPKVEDPLTIMEGTVVVQQLMSVMISKHEELFPKDADPEMGPEVCNNNNEMPKKAIVGQLQNKENNNTKETAVRRCSWDKPESPQRGSVDNESPTAQPGSKTNSPRNSIQKLDVTRSPPLMVKKNPAFNKGSGIVTNGSFSSSVEGQEKSQTLPNCTLQSRRTSSLKGAVTKMGTQSMQNGGVRMGVSSTDGLTTTLNNRAAGWAPNGYVTLRDNKQKESVSESGQHNRLSTYDNVHQQFSMVNSDDKQSVDSATWSTSSCEISLPEHSTSCRSSTTTCPEQDFFAGNFEDSVLDGPPNEDLSNPGDYENKSDRRSVGGHSSRATSSSDNSETFVANSTNNHSALHSLVSSLKQEMTKQKIEYETRLKSLEQRNLTLETELMALHEELDQERKKFTMVEIKMRNAERAKEDAEKRNDMLQKEMEQFFSTFGELTVEPRRPERGNTIWIQ
- the ARHGAP24 gene encoding rho GTPase-activating protein 24 isoform X4 — encoded protein: MPGADRERMTANHETYLLMAGTQNDMEDWVKSIRRVIWAPFGGGIFGQKLEDTVRYEKRYGNRLAPMLVEQCVDFIRQRGLKEEGLFRLPGQANLVKELQDAFDCGEKPSFDSNTDVHTVASLLKLYLRELPEPVIPYAKYEDFLSCAKMLSKEEETGLKELVKQVKSLPAVNYNLLKYICRFLDEVQSYSGVNKMSVQNLATVFGPNILRPKVEDPLTIMEGTVVVQQLMSVMISKHEELFPKDADPEMGPEVCNNNNEMPKKAIVGQLQNKENNNTKETAVRRCSWDKPESPQRGSVDNESPTAQPGSKTNSPRNSIQKLDVTRSPPLMVKKNPAFNKGSGIVTNGSFSSSVEGQEKSQTLPNCTLQSRRTSSLKGAVTKMGTQSMQNGGVRMGVSSTDGLTTTLNNRAAGWAPNGYVTLRDNKQKESVSESGQHNRLSTYDNVHQQFSMVNSDDKQSVDSATWSTSSCEISLPEHSTSCRSSTTTCPEQDFFAGNFEDSVLDGPPNEDLSNPGDYENKSDRRSVGGHSSRATSSSDNSETFVANSTNNHSALHSLVSSLKQEMTKQKIEYETRLKSLEQRNLTLETELMALHEELDQERKKFTMVEIKMRNAERAKEDAEKRNDMLQKEMEQFFSTFGELTVEPRRPERGNTIWIQ